One segment of Pyrococcus sp. ST04 DNA contains the following:
- a CDS encoding IS607 family transposase, producing the protein MERHYTLKEASKILGVTVKTLQNWDKQGKIRVVRTPGGRRRIPESEIKRILGIHEERKIIGYARVSSRTQKDDLERQIQAIQQYAKEKGWSVEILKDIGSGLNEKRKNYQKLLRMVMNKEVSKVIITYPDRLTRFGFETLKTLFQAFGTEIIVINKTQKEPKEELIEDLITIISHFAGKLYGMRSHKYKEVVKNAKQLFKE; encoded by the coding sequence ATGGAGAGGCATTATACTTTGAAAGAGGCTTCAAAGATTCTTGGCGTTACTGTGAAGACTCTCCAGAATTGGGATAAACAGGGAAAAATTAGAGTTGTTAGAACTCCGGGCGGGAGGAGGAGAATTCCAGAGAGTGAGATCAAGAGGATTCTTGGAATCCACGAGGAGAGAAAAATCATCGGTTATGCAAGAGTGTCAAGCAGGACGCAAAAAGACGACTTGGAGCGACAAATCCAAGCAATCCAGCAATATGCGAAAGAAAAGGGCTGGAGTGTAGAAATCCTCAAGGACATTGGCTCGGGATTAAACGAGAAGAGGAAAAATTATCAAAAACTCCTCAGAATGGTGATGAATAAGGAAGTTTCGAAAGTCATTATAACATATCCAGACAGATTGACAAGGTTCGGCTTTGAAACACTCAAGACACTCTTTCAAGCCTTTGGAACCGAGATAATAGTCATCAACAAAACACAAAAAGAACCAAAAGAAGAACTCATTGAGGACTTGATAACAATAATCTCCCACTTTGCCGGTAAATTATACGGAATGCGTTCTCACAAGTACAAAGAGGTCGTGAAGAATGCAAAACAACTCTTCAAAGAATGA
- a CDS encoding RNA-guided endonuclease TnpB family protein yields the protein MQNNSSKNETIIRAYSIPIQADEVILEFIEEYHKLARKALQEILNAEKFTKVERKQLRDKLLENWSYATHYVDSAINQMLGLVKSYKKKLKKGKKVRKPRLRKKFVYVKSTLFTLKGSVLRITITPRKHYLEVNLANYPHILPFLKEVLEGKLRLGGLFLFPDRLVLNFVKSVEYFEPRDWMSIDINLTNVTVLAGLTVYRFDTRELYHIHRVYELKRRRAQKISAWNRRLSEELLEKYSRRERNRVKDFLHKLANKIVEIAREKRMGIILEDLRGIKEKLNGSKELNRKLSKWNARELERLIEYKAKWFGVPVVYVNPRNSSRVCPVCGGRLIPREGRLVECPNCGLVEDRDFVAVLNLRMWGVWGSPEWVGGFEGSPDEGLMKTNPYGVMAVEKQRIGLKLHKITPKPP from the coding sequence ATGCAAAACAACTCTTCAAAGAATGAAACCATCATCAGAGCATACTCAATCCCAATCCAAGCTGACGAGGTCATTCTAGAGTTCATCGAAGAATACCACAAACTGGCAAGAAAAGCACTCCAAGAAATCCTCAACGCTGAAAAATTCACGAAGGTTGAGAGAAAACAACTGCGTGACAAACTCCTTGAAAACTGGAGTTATGCAACTCACTACGTTGATTCAGCAATAAACCAAATGCTCGGTCTCGTAAAATCCTACAAGAAAAAACTCAAGAAGGGCAAGAAAGTTCGAAAGCCAAGACTGAGGAAAAAGTTCGTCTACGTGAAGTCAACACTCTTCACGCTTAAGGGTTCCGTGCTGAGGATAACAATAACCCCAAGGAAACACTATCTGGAAGTAAATCTGGCAAATTACCCGCATATCCTACCGTTCCTGAAGGAAGTTTTGGAGGGAAAACTCAGACTCGGCGGATTGTTCCTATTCCCCGATAGGTTAGTCCTCAACTTTGTAAAAAGTGTGGAATACTTCGAGCCGAGAGACTGGATGAGTATTGACATAAACTTGACGAACGTTACCGTCCTTGCGGGATTGACTGTGTACAGGTTTGACACCCGTGAATTGTACCACATTCACCGTGTTTACGAGTTGAAGAGGCGGAGGGCTCAGAAGATTTCCGCTTGGAATAGGAGGTTGAGCGAAGAACTGCTGGAAAAGTATTCGAGGAGGGAGAGGAATAGGGTGAAAGACTTCCTGCACAAGCTTGCGAATAAAATCGTTGAAATTGCAAGGGAGAAGCGGATGGGCATAATCCTGGAGGATTTGAGGGGGATAAAGGAAAAGTTGAATGGTTCGAAGGAACTGAATAGGAAGCTTTCCAAGTGGAATGCTCGTGAGTTGGAGAGGTTGATTGAGTACAAGGCGAAGTGGTTTGGTGTTCCTGTCGTTTACGTTAATCCGAGGAATTCTTCCCGAGTTTGCCCCGTATGCGGGGGTCGGTTAATACCCCGAGAGGGGCGGTTGGTGGAGTGTCCTAACTGTGGGCTTGTGGAGGATAGGGATTTTGTTGCCGTGTTGAACCTTCGGATGTGGGGCGTTTGGGGTTCCCCCGAATGGGTTGGAGGTTTTGAGGGTTCACCCGATGAAGGGCTGATGAAGACCAATCCCTACGGGGTCATGGCAGTAGAAAAACAGAGAATAGGATTAAAACTCCACAAAATTACACCAAAACCCCCGTAG
- a CDS encoding SagB/ThcOx family dehydrogenase, which translates to MKWLAWLTVFLVILGSLLVLLKPYIPRERGGVSMTGESIKLPEPRLKGEMSVEEAIAKRRSIRRYRNEPLTLEELSQLLWAAQGITEPRRKFRAAPSAGATYPFEIYVVVGKVSGLKPGIYHYDPFTHSITLVKEGDYRRALQKAALNQAWVGNAAIDIVLVAYYERTTKYYGERGKMYVHMEAGHIGQNIYLQATALNLGTVAVGAFYEDRVAEILGTDGIPLYIFPVGKI; encoded by the coding sequence ATGAAGTGGCTTGCATGGTTAACTGTTTTCCTTGTGATACTTGGGAGCCTATTAGTGCTACTCAAGCCTTACATACCAAGAGAAAGAGGTGGCGTATCGATGACTGGGGAAAGCATAAAGCTGCCAGAACCCAGACTAAAGGGAGAAATGAGTGTTGAGGAAGCCATAGCAAAGAGAAGGAGCATAAGAAGATACAGAAACGAACCACTTACACTTGAAGAACTTTCCCAGCTTCTTTGGGCGGCTCAAGGAATAACAGAACCAAGAAGAAAGTTTAGGGCAGCTCCAAGTGCTGGGGCAACGTATCCCTTCGAGATATATGTGGTCGTTGGGAAGGTAAGCGGACTAAAGCCTGGAATATACCACTACGATCCATTTACGCATTCAATAACTTTAGTTAAGGAAGGGGATTACAGGAGAGCACTTCAAAAAGCTGCACTGAATCAGGCATGGGTGGGTAATGCGGCAATAGATATAGTTTTGGTTGCGTACTATGAGAGGACAACTAAATACTACGGTGAAAGGGGAAAAATGTACGTCCATATGGAAGCTGGACATATAGGTCAGAATATCTACCTCCAGGCCACAGCCTTAAACTTAGGAACGGTAGCCGTAGGGGCGTTCTATGAAGATAGGGTAGCAGAAATCCTTGGAACTGATGGGATTCCCCTATACATCTTTCCGGTGGGTAAGATATGA
- a CDS encoding TrkA family potassium uptake protein codes for MLPVPILRKLLKVHYKIKRSRLVWLAIGVSTLAVLFAILFMAFENIDFFTALYWAVITMSTIGYGDITPTTEGGRVVAMIAAVAGISSFTALVSLIAEYFLTSSLRRMMGMHSVKFNDHYVVIGKGAGVKAFIEELISAMDRGEVEKRGVVVIVESEEEKRQLNLPEEVEVIVGDPTEEETLRRASIEKAKHVIITLENDSKSVFVTLKVKRLSKAKIHVEALREESVPILKTAGAERVVLSRGLAGRLLASSIFEPEVVDVLEDLMASSTGHDLVIIEDRRIWNKTFKEAIEILSGKMLPIGYVKERIKLAPPLDEIVPEGAKLICIVKHSQQ; via the coding sequence ATGCTACCAGTCCCAATACTCAGAAAGCTCTTGAAGGTGCATTATAAAATAAAGAGAAGTAGGCTTGTATGGCTTGCCATAGGAGTCTCAACCCTAGCAGTTCTATTTGCAATCCTATTCATGGCTTTTGAGAACATTGACTTCTTCACGGCCTTGTATTGGGCTGTAATAACGATGTCAACGATAGGTTATGGAGATATAACACCAACCACTGAGGGAGGAAGAGTTGTCGCAATGATAGCGGCAGTAGCAGGTATCTCAAGTTTCACAGCCCTCGTATCTCTCATAGCCGAATACTTCCTAACTTCATCGCTAAGGAGGATGATGGGGATGCACTCCGTGAAATTTAATGATCACTATGTAGTTATTGGAAAAGGGGCAGGGGTAAAGGCCTTCATCGAGGAACTAATTTCTGCAATGGATAGAGGCGAAGTGGAGAAGAGAGGAGTAGTTGTGATTGTAGAAAGTGAAGAAGAAAAGAGACAGTTAAACCTTCCAGAGGAAGTTGAGGTAATAGTGGGAGACCCAACGGAAGAAGAAACCCTTAGAAGGGCATCTATAGAAAAAGCGAAACATGTAATAATAACTCTAGAAAACGACAGCAAGTCAGTTTTTGTCACTTTAAAGGTTAAAAGGCTCTCAAAAGCCAAAATCCATGTAGAAGCCCTTAGGGAAGAGAGTGTACCAATTCTTAAAACTGCCGGGGCTGAAAGGGTTGTTTTAAGTAGGGGGTTGGCAGGAAGACTATTGGCAAGCTCAATTTTTGAACCAGAAGTTGTTGATGTGCTCGAAGACTTAATGGCATCGAGCACGGGACATGATTTAGTAATAATAGAGGATAGAAGGATCTGGAACAAAACGTTCAAGGAAGCAATTGAAATTCTCTCGGGAAAGATGCTCCCAATTGGATACGTAAAGGAGAGAATAAAGTTAGCCCCACCACTTGACGAGATAGTTCCGGAAGGCGCCAAGTTAATATGCATAGTGAAGCATAGCCAGCAATAA
- the radA gene encoding DNA repair and recombination protein RadA produces MAKKNSNADVKEIDELEELGFEPIEEVETKKKKKEKEIRTIEDLPGVGPATAEKLREAGFDTLEAIAVASPIELKEIAGISEGAAIKIIQAARKAANLGTFMRADEYLKKRQAIGRISTGSKSLDKLLGGGIETQAITEVFGEFGSGKCFAKDTKVYYENDTTIHFESIEEMYKKYASINGEIPFDTGFAVPLNTVSVYTFDLEAGEIRRTKASYLYREYVRKILEVHLSKGRVLRITKPHPVLVFQDGLKWTPAGEIKPGDIVVGIRQLPANSKKIDASKAYSLGMSTAKETTPIPEEVLNADHESIAAFIAGYIDEGGHVTESKIEIVTENPELAEKLMFLLKRLGISPILSKKLIEDSVHYYVSITGEDREKISEILKRTKLKVTTPNIEENTRYPPALAKYLSRLSSKFCLPKKGAAPQLSTREENTWFGEKTLLQFEQYFREVLKLLDRAEKTLLTGEHLELPFPWTVLKKHGFTDEQIASYSSKGLPKHEPERSRVVDALMKEINHHKKIAKEAVEIIKLARKLEFYEVVSVKLIEYNDWVYDLVVPETHNFIAPSGLVLHNTQLAHTLAVMVQLPPEEGGLNGSVIWIDTENTFRPERIREIAKNRGLDPDEVLKHIYVARAFNSNHQMLLVQQAEDKIKELLHTDKPVKLLIVDSLTSHFRSEYIGRGALAERQQKLAKHLADLHRLANLYEIAVFVTNQVQARPDAFFGDPTRPIGGHILAHSATLRIYLRKGKGGKRVARLIDAPHLPEGEAVFRITERGIED; encoded by the coding sequence ATGGCTAAGAAAAATAGTAACGCTGATGTTAAGGAGATAGATGAGCTTGAAGAGCTTGGTTTTGAACCAATAGAAGAAGTTGAGACAAAGAAAAAGAAAAAAGAGAAAGAAATAAGAACAATTGAGGACTTACCAGGAGTTGGTCCAGCCACTGCAGAAAAACTTAGAGAAGCAGGTTTTGACACACTCGAAGCAATAGCAGTTGCCTCCCCAATAGAGCTGAAAGAGATTGCAGGAATAAGTGAAGGAGCAGCTATAAAGATAATACAAGCAGCGAGAAAAGCCGCGAATCTTGGAACTTTCATGAGGGCCGATGAGTACCTTAAGAAGAGGCAGGCAATTGGTAGAATATCCACAGGGAGCAAAAGCCTAGATAAGCTCTTAGGTGGAGGAATTGAAACACAGGCAATAACCGAGGTTTTTGGTGAGTTCGGTAGTGGAAAGTGCTTTGCCAAGGATACCAAAGTTTACTATGAGAACGATACAACAATTCATTTCGAATCTATTGAAGAGATGTACAAAAAATACGCCTCAATAAATGGAGAAATACCCTTTGACACAGGCTTTGCCGTCCCTCTCAATACTGTTAGTGTCTATACCTTCGACCTAGAGGCCGGTGAAATCAGGCGCACAAAGGCATCCTATCTTTACCGTGAGTATGTCAGAAAGATCCTTGAGGTTCACCTATCAAAGGGCAGAGTTCTGAGGATAACTAAGCCCCATCCCGTGCTCGTCTTCCAAGATGGTCTCAAATGGACTCCTGCTGGAGAGATAAAACCAGGAGACATCGTCGTTGGCATAAGACAGCTCCCTGCAAACTCGAAGAAAATTGACGCTTCAAAAGCTTACTCTCTTGGTATGTCCACCGCAAAGGAAACCACTCCCATTCCAGAAGAAGTGCTCAATGCTGATCACGAATCAATTGCCGCGTTCATTGCAGGCTATATTGATGAAGGTGGCCATGTTACTGAGTCCAAAATAGAAATAGTTACGGAGAATCCTGAGTTAGCGGAGAAATTAATGTTCCTCCTCAAACGCCTTGGCATCTCACCAATACTTTCCAAGAAGCTTATAGAAGATAGTGTTCACTATTACGTCTCCATTACTGGCGAGGATAGAGAGAAAATCTCAGAAATCCTCAAGAGAACCAAGCTTAAGGTTACCACACCCAACATCGAGGAGAACACTAGATATCCACCGGCCTTGGCTAAGTATCTATCCAGACTTTCCTCCAAGTTCTGCCTCCCAAAGAAAGGGGCAGCACCTCAACTATCCACTAGAGAAGAAAATACATGGTTCGGTGAAAAGACCTTACTTCAGTTTGAGCAGTACTTCAGAGAAGTCCTCAAACTCCTTGACCGTGCAGAGAAGACCCTTCTCACTGGAGAACATCTAGAGCTTCCTTTCCCATGGACTGTCCTTAAGAAGCACGGCTTTACCGACGAGCAAATAGCAAGCTACAGCTCTAAGGGACTACCCAAGCACGAACCCGAGAGGAGTCGTGTAGTTGATGCATTGATGAAAGAAATAAACCACCACAAGAAAATCGCCAAGGAAGCTGTTGAGATTATAAAGCTCGCAAGGAAACTTGAGTTTTACGAAGTTGTTTCAGTTAAGCTTATCGAATACAATGACTGGGTCTACGATCTCGTCGTGCCTGAAACTCACAACTTCATAGCTCCCAGTGGTCTCGTTCTCCACAACACCCAGCTCGCCCACACTTTAGCCGTTATGGTTCAGCTACCACCTGAGGAAGGTGGTCTCAACGGCTCAGTTATTTGGATAGACACCGAGAATACCTTTAGACCCGAAAGAATAAGGGAAATAGCAAAGAACAGAGGACTCGACCCAGATGAAGTCCTGAAGCATATTTACGTTGCAAGAGCATTCAACAGCAATCACCAAATGCTATTAGTCCAACAGGCAGAAGATAAGATAAAGGAACTCCTCCACACAGACAAACCTGTGAAGCTTCTCATAGTTGATTCACTAACAAGCCACTTCAGAAGTGAGTACATAGGAAGAGGAGCCCTTGCAGAGAGGCAACAGAAGCTTGCTAAGCACCTAGCAGACCTGCACAGGCTTGCAAACCTCTATGAAATAGCAGTCTTCGTAACTAACCAGGTCCAAGCAAGACCCGATGCCTTCTTTGGAGATCCAACAAGGCCAATAGGTGGACACATACTTGCTCACTCTGCAACACTTAGAATTTATTTAAGGAAAGGGAAAGGTGGAAAGAGAGTTGCAAGGCTCATAGATGCTCCACACCTTCCAGAAGGAGAAGCGGTCTTTAGAATTACAGAAAGGGGAATAGAAGATTAG
- a CDS encoding SPOUT family RNA methylase, with the protein MKFIVKTQMDMEAVAGNYIKEVLPNAKVVIAPEGYPGIVLVESDEEGALEKILDVPEVEKVYPVLIEVPATLEDIKNAAEEIVKHIKDGESFAVRTKKRGKKDFSSVDVNVVLGARIKDLKNVEVNLSYPDKVVQVEIIGDRAYISVIPGEEYMKWKKYTKDKPDCRKLFRKLTVVQMPYWGDYKTARAFGEKIGRAAQAFEIKELIIAPKEKMNAYELMAFIRGVKEGQESRYQIQKEAYPWEVEKVPVTVWDLYQVIRDKRRNRRLVIITDPKGPTLNEVKEKLAKDMYYAKEVVVFIGSREGIPVGLFRFADYVVDLAPYMTFATEHGIPATLVALWTIYEEELRRRGEIGKD; encoded by the coding sequence ATGAAGTTCATAGTCAAGACACAGATGGATATGGAGGCCGTTGCCGGGAACTACATCAAAGAGGTTCTTCCAAATGCCAAGGTTGTCATAGCTCCTGAGGGGTATCCTGGAATAGTTCTCGTTGAGAGTGATGAGGAGGGAGCATTGGAGAAAATATTAGATGTACCTGAGGTTGAGAAAGTTTACCCAGTTTTGATCGAGGTCCCGGCAACGTTAGAGGATATAAAAAATGCTGCGGAGGAGATAGTTAAGCACATAAAAGATGGTGAGAGCTTCGCCGTTAGAACAAAGAAGAGAGGAAAGAAAGACTTTTCGAGTGTGGACGTGAATGTCGTTCTTGGAGCAAGGATAAAGGATCTTAAGAACGTTGAAGTTAACCTGAGCTATCCTGACAAAGTCGTTCAGGTGGAGATAATTGGAGATAGGGCTTACATCTCCGTAATCCCCGGAGAGGAGTACATGAAGTGGAAGAAATACACAAAGGATAAGCCGGACTGTAGGAAGCTATTTAGGAAGCTAACTGTAGTTCAGATGCCTTATTGGGGAGACTACAAAACTGCGAGGGCTTTTGGTGAGAAGATTGGTAGGGCTGCGCAGGCTTTTGAGATCAAAGAGTTGATTATAGCACCAAAAGAAAAGATGAATGCGTATGAACTTATGGCTTTTATCAGGGGCGTGAAGGAGGGACAGGAGAGTAGATATCAGATTCAAAAGGAAGCATATCCTTGGGAAGTTGAAAAGGTTCCTGTGACTGTTTGGGACCTGTATCAGGTTATAAGAGATAAGAGGAGGAACAGGAGGCTTGTTATAATAACAGACCCCAAGGGGCCAACACTCAATGAAGTGAAAGAGAAGCTTGCTAAGGACATGTATTACGCTAAAGAAGTTGTTGTATTCATAGGCTCGAGGGAAGGTATTCCCGTTGGCTTATTCAGATTTGCGGATTATGTTGTTGATTTGGCTCCATATATGACGTTTGCTACCGAGCATGGAATTCCGGCAACCCTTGTTGCTCTGTGGACAATATATGAGGAAGAATTGAGGAGGAGGGGAGAAATTGGGAAAGATTAA
- the arcS gene encoding archaeosine synthase subunit alpha — MEVVKHDGPGRLGVIRLDPPVQTPALAGIDFTISPFNSFFYPKNYSEYDFNLAPAIPLSYYTPDEVIKKAIKRILEVDYSKFNTFYFPALKRDKYYGEFFKIIEENEFEAIYIGNSKVMVRDYRGFVNTIRALREKFPNAVLITDLEPFLYPLAVYLGIDAFDVRSLKIYEFEGLAFTQFSPIIWDSQGDPLEFARRMIKLIKIAIEENKLRYLVENFLPTAMNVGILRIADREHMDYLEKYTPISDRTVVFISDHSMTRPEVFRWRSRVIERFKPPEDIELLLILPCSAKKPYSRSRSHTLYRKAVKEALGDKSYRIHELIVTSPYGVVPREWEWLAKYDIVVTGHWSESEIKFAGELLAEVLEKYPDIPIIAHVEGGYKEAVKMAMEITGRDVIFTAVGDSTTSKDSLSRLTKVLSEYDLRDVDKAYRRYRFYENVRKVFDYYFGLGAGEAILPENAQIIGSKMLRVIVNNVQTGTFQEGTISVTPAGMQRVYDSLKSYWVEVDFEIRGDVFAAGVESADERIRPGDFVGVVRDGKVVAVGKAVLSGSEMVRARKGIAIKVKKRAKG, encoded by the coding sequence ATGGAAGTAGTTAAGCACGACGGACCAGGAAGGTTAGGGGTTATAAGGTTAGATCCTCCAGTCCAGACTCCGGCCTTAGCTGGCATTGACTTCACAATTTCTCCTTTTAATTCGTTCTTCTATCCCAAAAATTACAGTGAGTATGACTTTAATTTAGCCCCCGCTATCCCACTAAGCTATTATACTCCTGACGAGGTCATAAAAAAGGCAATAAAGAGGATTTTGGAGGTAGATTATTCAAAATTCAATACATTCTATTTCCCGGCCTTAAAAAGGGACAAATATTATGGAGAGTTCTTTAAAATAATTGAGGAAAATGAATTTGAAGCGATATATATTGGAAATTCGAAGGTAATGGTAAGGGATTATAGGGGATTCGTTAACACAATAAGAGCTTTGAGAGAAAAATTTCCGAATGCTGTTCTAATAACGGATCTTGAGCCATTCTTGTATCCTTTGGCAGTATATCTAGGAATTGATGCATTCGATGTAAGATCCTTGAAAATTTATGAATTTGAAGGCCTTGCCTTTACACAATTTTCCCCAATAATATGGGATTCCCAAGGCGATCCCCTGGAGTTTGCTAGGAGAATGATCAAGCTGATTAAAATTGCAATAGAAGAAAATAAGCTTAGATACCTGGTCGAAAATTTCCTTCCAACAGCTATGAATGTTGGAATCTTGAGAATAGCGGACAGGGAGCATATGGACTACCTCGAAAAATACACTCCAATATCTGACAGAACTGTCGTGTTTATAAGTGACCATTCAATGACGAGACCAGAAGTTTTTAGGTGGCGTTCGAGGGTTATTGAACGATTTAAACCTCCTGAAGATATTGAGCTTCTTCTCATCCTTCCATGCTCTGCTAAGAAGCCCTATTCAAGGTCAAGATCACATACTCTGTATAGAAAGGCCGTTAAGGAGGCGTTAGGAGATAAGTCTTACAGGATTCATGAGCTCATCGTTACTTCTCCATATGGCGTGGTTCCCAGGGAGTGGGAGTGGCTTGCAAAATATGACATAGTTGTTACTGGGCATTGGAGTGAGAGTGAGATTAAATTTGCTGGCGAGCTTTTGGCTGAAGTTCTTGAAAAATATCCAGATATCCCAATAATTGCCCATGTTGAGGGTGGATATAAAGAGGCCGTGAAGATGGCAATGGAAATTACCGGGAGAGACGTCATATTTACTGCAGTTGGAGATTCAACGACTTCAAAGGACTCACTTTCAAGGCTTACAAAGGTGCTATCTGAATACGACCTGAGAGATGTTGACAAGGCTTATCGCAGGTACAGATTTTACGAGAACGTTAGGAAGGTTTTCGATTACTACTTTGGTCTGGGTGCTGGGGAGGCCATACTGCCTGAAAATGCTCAAATAATTGGTTCTAAAATGCTGAGGGTTATTGTAAATAATGTTCAGACTGGAACATTTCAGGAAGGGACTATAAGCGTGACTCCTGCTGGAATGCAGAGAGTTTATGACTCACTGAAATCATACTGGGTCGAGGTTGATTTTGAAATTAGGGGAGATGTTTTTGCCGCTGGCGTTGAGAGTGCTGATGAGCGTATTAGACCAGGCGACTTCGTTGGCGTTGTTAGGGATGGGAAGGTTGTTGCAGTTGGTAAGGCCGTGTTGAGCGGCAGTGAAATGGTGAGGGCGAGGAAAGGTATTGCGATTAAAGTGAAAAAGAGGGCCAAAGGGTGA
- a CDS encoding coiled-coil protein, whose protein sequence is MQVKVDPEEIRRIKRELEALQEEKRNIELKLEELQQELNMWIQKRDEKNAEVKRLREKAREFKAKRDEINAKIKELKKNREEINAKLDLLYQEALEYRTKRDEFRQLRRLKMPKDKIEERIEKLEWELQTNPNITPERERQIVDQIQVLATELEILQQIERFNNKLQEVRKKIDQLKKARRAITLEIQQLANQSQQYHEQMIKTYQKADEVKKEADEYHQKVLELREKIREVRRQLRELDRKILEYDQKHKELIAYKLVARMMAKRDANFEKAVQALEKFKRGEKLTLDEILLLQRYNLV, encoded by the coding sequence AAGAGAGAGCTTGAAGCTCTTCAGGAAGAAAAGAGGAACATAGAGCTAAAGCTGGAAGAGCTTCAACAAGAGCTTAACATGTGGATTCAGAAAAGGGATGAGAAGAACGCAGAAGTAAAAAGGCTGAGAGAGAAAGCTAGAGAGTTTAAAGCAAAGAGAGATGAGATAAATGCAAAAATAAAAGAATTAAAGAAAAATAGGGAAGAGATAAATGCAAAGCTTGATCTCCTTTATCAGGAGGCTTTGGAATATAGAACCAAGAGAGACGAGTTCAGGCAGCTTAGAAGGCTAAAAATGCCAAAGGATAAAATAGAAGAGAGAATAGAGAAGCTTGAGTGGGAGCTTCAAACTAATCCAAACATAACTCCTGAAAGGGAGAGGCAGATAGTTGATCAAATTCAGGTTCTTGCAACTGAGCTTGAAATCCTCCAGCAAATTGAAAGATTCAATAATAAGCTCCAAGAAGTCAGAAAGAAAATAGACCAACTCAAGAAAGCTAGAAGAGCTATAACTCTAGAAATTCAGCAACTCGCAAATCAGAGCCAGCAGTATCATGAGCAGATGATCAAGACATACCAGAAGGCAGATGAAGTGAAGAAAGAGGCTGACGAGTACCATCAGAAGGTTCTTGAACTTAGGGAGAAAATAAGGGAAGTTAGAAGACAGCTCAGGGAGCTTGATAGGAAGATACTCGAGTATGACCAGAAGCACAAGGAGTTGATAGCATACAAACTAGTTGCAAGAATGATGGCAAAGAGGGATGCTAACTTCGAGAAAGCAGTCCAGGCACTTGAAAAGTTCAAGCGTGGTGAAAAGCTTACCCTCGATGAGATCCTTCTCCTCCAGAGGTACAATCTTGTGTGA